One window from the genome of Dyadobacter sp. CECT 9275 encodes:
- a CDS encoding DUF1398 domain-containing protein — MFTIEQIKAAHSKVKSGADFPAYVKDLKKLGVLYYDHFVSDGHTSYFGNSGLSLSGDAKYPEMEVAKKASLTELQNALKIHQAGKTDYPTFCRQAVESGVEKWKVNMIGMTCIYYDLAGNEMLTEQIPDV, encoded by the coding sequence ATGTTTACAATCGAACAAATCAAAGCAGCGCATTCAAAAGTAAAAAGCGGCGCCGATTTCCCTGCATACGTAAAGGACCTGAAAAAACTGGGTGTCTTGTATTACGACCATTTCGTATCCGACGGGCATACCAGTTATTTCGGAAACAGCGGTTTAAGTTTATCAGGAGATGCAAAATATCCCGAAATGGAAGTCGCGAAAAAAGCTTCATTAACTGAACTCCAGAACGCCCTGAAAATACACCAGGCGGGGAAAACTGATTATCCGACATTTTGCAGACAGGCTGTGGAATCAGGCGTAGAAAAATGGAAGGTGAACATGATTGGTATGACCTGCATTTATTACGACCTGGCAGGAAACGAAATGTTAACGGAGCAGATTCCTGATGTATAG
- a CDS encoding phosphocholine-specific phospholipase C → MDSRREFLKKAALLAGGTGMMGLFPESVRKAMTIHPDPGTTYLDAEHVVILMQENRSFDHTYGKLQGVRGFNDPRAISLPNKNKVWLQTDQQGNTYAPFRLNIKDTKATWMHDLPHSRESQVDAYNGGKYDKWLASKRSGHKEYSDMPLTLGYYDREDIPFYYALADAFTVCDQNFCSSMTPTHPNRYYLWSGTIRETPSIDSLAVVRNSYFSVDKPVKWKTFPERMEEAGISWGFYQNEISAVMKFNPRGGSWLGNFGCNPLERYAQYQVKFSNEYVRFIKLELEKVKIAIAGLQKQLAEVSGDAKSKLTTALEQQRTLLEKYETEQTRYHSENFKKLSVVEQSLHNRAFITNRNDPDYLKLSTLSYQEGTEKRTLDVPKSDIFYQFRKDVNEGKLPMVSYLAAPQNFSDHPSAPWYGAWYVSETLDILTKNPEVWKKTIFILCYDENDGYYDHQPPFSIPDPFKADTGKVSEGIDVKAEYVTLEQDMTQVPKANARGGAIGLGFRVPLVVASPWSRGGKVCSQVFDHTSILQFLEEFTSHKSKKNVKETNITEWRRTVCGNISSVFQPYNPSVYKKPVPVDRDEIVTTIHKAQFKDVPSNFRPLTDKEIAEINETLGTSPYLPRQEPGTRISCAIPYELYANGKLDKDKQTFEIGLCAGKKVFGNHAAGSPFIIYAMNHRNETLLVRNYAVRAGDTLSDTWALADFTDGRYHLKVYGPNGFFREFSGSEQDADVEITCGLVLDKKEKPTGDLKLLIRNNEKKACNILVKDNSYQQNTIKTKVGAAGQAELIIPLSKSHCWYDFNVHIDENKTVKRFAGHVETGKESVTDPLMAG, encoded by the coding sequence ATGGACTCGAGAAGAGAATTTTTAAAAAAGGCGGCTCTGTTAGCTGGAGGTACCGGTATGATGGGATTATTTCCCGAGTCTGTCCGGAAAGCAATGACCATTCACCCTGATCCGGGAACTACCTACCTCGACGCGGAACATGTGGTGATTCTGATGCAGGAAAACCGCTCTTTTGATCATACTTACGGAAAGCTGCAAGGCGTGCGTGGTTTTAATGATCCGAGGGCTATATCATTGCCCAACAAAAACAAGGTGTGGCTGCAGACGGATCAGCAGGGGAATACCTACGCGCCTTTCCGGCTGAATATTAAAGATACAAAAGCTACCTGGATGCACGATCTCCCGCATTCCCGTGAGTCGCAGGTGGATGCCTATAACGGCGGAAAATATGACAAATGGCTTGCTTCCAAGAGATCCGGGCATAAGGAGTATTCGGACATGCCGCTTACCCTGGGGTATTACGACCGCGAAGATATCCCTTTTTATTACGCTTTGGCGGATGCATTCACTGTCTGCGATCAGAATTTTTGTTCTTCCATGACGCCCACACATCCTAACCGTTATTATCTGTGGTCGGGAACGATCAGAGAAACGCCCTCTATTGACTCGCTGGCGGTGGTTCGTAACAGTTATTTTTCGGTTGATAAACCGGTAAAATGGAAAACTTTTCCTGAAAGAATGGAAGAGGCGGGCATTTCCTGGGGTTTTTACCAGAACGAGATCAGTGCGGTTATGAAATTTAACCCCAGGGGTGGGTCATGGCTGGGTAATTTTGGCTGTAACCCGCTTGAACGTTACGCCCAGTACCAAGTGAAATTTTCAAATGAATACGTCCGGTTTATCAAGCTGGAACTGGAAAAGGTGAAAATAGCCATAGCTGGTTTACAAAAACAGCTAGCGGAAGTATCCGGTGACGCAAAAAGTAAATTAACCACAGCACTGGAACAGCAGCGTACTTTGCTCGAAAAATATGAAACGGAGCAAACGCGCTATCATTCCGAAAATTTCAAAAAACTTTCGGTTGTTGAACAAAGCCTGCACAACCGTGCTTTTATAACCAACCGGAATGATCCTGATTATCTCAAACTGAGCACCCTATCGTACCAGGAAGGGACAGAAAAACGAACCCTGGATGTCCCTAAAAGTGATATATTCTACCAGTTCCGCAAAGATGTGAACGAAGGGAAATTACCCATGGTATCTTATCTTGCGGCGCCTCAGAATTTCTCCGACCACCCGTCGGCGCCCTGGTACGGTGCCTGGTATGTTTCAGAAACGCTGGATATTCTTACCAAAAATCCGGAGGTATGGAAAAAGACGATCTTTATTTTATGTTATGACGAAAACGACGGCTATTATGACCACCAGCCACCGTTTTCAATACCCGACCCATTCAAAGCCGATACCGGAAAAGTATCCGAAGGGATTGATGTGAAAGCGGAGTATGTGACTCTTGAGCAGGATATGACCCAGGTACCGAAAGCAAATGCAAGGGGTGGTGCCATTGGTCTGGGTTTCAGGGTTCCGCTGGTTGTGGCTTCTCCTTGGTCCCGTGGCGGGAAAGTATGTTCACAGGTTTTTGATCATACTTCGATACTTCAGTTTTTGGAGGAATTTACCAGCCACAAATCCAAAAAGAACGTAAAGGAGACCAACATCACTGAATGGAGAAGAACCGTCTGCGGTAATATCAGTTCGGTTTTCCAGCCTTATAACCCATCCGTATACAAAAAACCGGTACCCGTTGATCGTGATGAAATTGTGACGACCATCCACAAGGCACAGTTTAAGGATGTGCCCAGTAACTTCAGGCCGCTAACGGATAAGGAGATTGCGGAAATCAATGAAACCCTGGGTACTTCACCTTATTTACCAAGGCAGGAACCGGGAACGCGCATTTCCTGTGCGATACCTTATGAATTATACGCGAACGGGAAATTGGACAAGGACAAGCAAACTTTCGAAATCGGCCTGTGTGCGGGCAAGAAGGTTTTCGGAAATCATGCGGCCGGATCGCCCTTTATTATTTATGCGATGAACCACAGGAATGAAACCCTGCTGGTACGTAATTACGCTGTCAGGGCGGGGGATACGCTGTCAGACACCTGGGCGCTGGCCGACTTTACGGATGGCAGGTATCACCTTAAAGTATATGGTCCCAATGGTTTTTTCAGGGAATTCTCGGGAAGTGAACAGGATGCTGATGTTGAGATCACCTGCGGACTGGTACTTGATAAAAAGGAAAAACCAACCGGAGATCTGAAATTATTGATCAGAAACAATGAAAAAAAGGCCTGTAATATCCTGGTGAAGGATAATTCCTATCAGCAAAACACAATAAAAACAAAAGTGGGAGCTGCCGGGCAGGCAGAGCTCATTATTCCACTTTCCAAAAGCCATTGCTGGTATGATTTCAACGTGCATATTGATGAAAATAAAACCGTAAAACGTTTTGCGGGGCATGTGGAAACAGGCAAAGAAAGTGTGACGGACCCGTTGATGGCTGGCTGA
- a CDS encoding helix-turn-helix domain-containing protein: protein MTRFETIPASDILKPYVKNLVISENPDEKTYRVYPSDGLVIGFQYRGKLANLHGQNVYPLASAGITGIHDKVRLFKNSADTGTILVVFNATGASQFFREPVHELFSLSLPLDHFLPHSELEEIEACLSEAETDLQRIAIVENFLVSRLREKQKDLLVAQAVKLIRDANGTIRIHELNKLLNISQSPLEKRFRAVVGTSPKKFSSIIRFNSVLAALQNGKSLTQLGYDNQYFDQAHFIHDFRNFTGETPERFLKELLK, encoded by the coding sequence ATGACAAGATTTGAAACCATACCTGCTTCGGATATCCTGAAACCATACGTTAAGAACCTGGTAATCTCTGAAAATCCGGACGAAAAAACGTATCGGGTATATCCCTCCGACGGGCTTGTCATTGGTTTTCAGTATCGCGGGAAACTGGCAAACCTCCATGGACAAAATGTTTACCCGCTTGCCAGTGCGGGTATCACCGGTATCCACGACAAAGTACGGCTATTCAAAAATTCGGCAGATACCGGCACCATTCTGGTGGTTTTTAATGCAACTGGCGCCTCTCAATTTTTCCGTGAGCCTGTTCACGAATTATTTTCGCTTAGCTTACCCCTCGACCATTTCCTTCCCCACTCCGAATTGGAGGAAATAGAGGCATGTTTATCAGAAGCTGAAACAGACCTGCAACGAATAGCGATTGTTGAGAATTTCCTGGTTTCCAGGCTTAGAGAAAAGCAAAAAGACCTGCTGGTTGCGCAGGCCGTAAAATTGATCCGTGATGCTAACGGGACAATCCGCATACATGAACTGAATAAGTTACTCAACATCAGCCAGAGCCCGCTTGAAAAACGATTCAGGGCGGTTGTGGGCACCTCTCCGAAAAAATTCTCATCCATTATCCGGTTCAACTCCGTATTGGCTGCCTTGCAAAACGGGAAAAGCCTGACCCAGCTGGGGTACGACAATCAGTATTTTGATCAGGCACATTTTATCCATGATTTCAGGAATTTTACCGGAGAAACGCCGGAGAGATTTTTAAAGGAACTGCTCAAATAA